From the genome of Streptacidiphilus rugosus AM-16, one region includes:
- a CDS encoding LacI family DNA-binding transcriptional regulator, whose protein sequence is MGEEAAHRPPNQAGRPTLDEVAERAGVSRATVSRVVTGSAGVRKVLREKVEAAIQELGYVPNLAARSLVTRRNGAVAVLISEPEARVFSDPFFAQHLRGISKELTAADLQLVLLLVDSPDDYDRIGRYLAGSHVDGLLLFSLHTNDPLPALLRRAELPTVFGGRPGWRASAADRPALYVDTDNRGGAQLAVQHLLDRGRRRIATITGPLDQTSAMDRLAGYRDLLPDAEPSLIAEGDFTAAGGSKAMAQLLEQAPDIDGLFAASDTMAAAALRVLHDSGRRVPEDVAVVGFDDIEPIAAWAEPPLTTVRQDIEEMGRLMARLLLSLIQPGTMSEGGKPYSIMLPTRLVVRQSA, encoded by the coding sequence GTGGGCGAGGAAGCAGCACATCGGCCCCCGAACCAGGCGGGCCGTCCGACCCTCGACGAGGTCGCCGAGCGCGCGGGCGTCTCCCGCGCCACGGTCTCCCGGGTCGTCACCGGCAGCGCAGGCGTGCGGAAGGTGCTGCGCGAGAAGGTCGAAGCGGCGATCCAGGAACTCGGCTACGTCCCCAACCTGGCCGCCCGCTCCCTGGTCACCCGCCGGAACGGGGCGGTCGCGGTCCTCATATCCGAACCCGAGGCCCGCGTCTTCTCCGACCCGTTCTTCGCCCAGCACCTGCGCGGCATCAGCAAGGAACTGACCGCCGCCGACCTCCAGCTCGTGCTCCTCCTGGTCGACAGCCCGGACGACTACGACCGGATCGGCCGTTACCTCGCCGGCAGCCACGTCGACGGGCTCCTGCTCTTCTCCCTCCACACCAACGACCCGCTGCCGGCCCTGCTCCGCAGGGCCGAGCTGCCGACGGTCTTCGGCGGGCGCCCGGGCTGGAGAGCCTCGGCCGCCGACCGGCCGGCCCTGTACGTCGACACGGACAACCGCGGCGGCGCCCAACTGGCCGTCCAGCACCTCCTCGACCGGGGACGACGCCGCATCGCCACGATCACCGGGCCGCTGGACCAGACCTCCGCCATGGACCGCCTCGCCGGATACCGTGATCTGCTCCCCGACGCCGAACCGAGCCTGATCGCCGAGGGGGACTTCACGGCCGCGGGCGGCTCGAAGGCCATGGCACAACTCCTGGAGCAGGCACCCGACATCGACGGACTGTTCGCCGCCTCCGACACCATGGCCGCCGCGGCCCTGCGCGTCCTGCACGACTCCGGGCGACGCGTCCCCGAGGACGTGGCGGTCGTCGGCTTCGACGACATCGAGCCGATCGCCGCCTGGGCCGAGCCGCCGCTGACGACCGTACGACAGGACATCGAGGAGATGGGGCGCCTCATGGCGCGTCTCCTGCTGTCCCTGATCCAGCCGGGCACGATGTCCGAGGGGGGCAAGCCCTACTCGATCATGCTCCCCACCCGGCTCGTCGTCCGACAGTCGGCGTGA
- a CDS encoding carbohydrate ABC transporter permease, producing the protein MALSRALGPRPAAAPGRPRPAAVTRTGRTLAPYGFLAPFFVLFTAFGLYPLLYTAYVSLHRVELQTSQQMDWLGLQNYVRLFQDPYFWNALRNTFTIGVLSTVPQLLMALGLAHLLNYRLRGRTFFRVAMLMPYATSVAAATLVFAQLFGHDYGLINWLLHQAGLDPVDWQANTVASQIGVSTVVTWRWTGYNALIYLAGMQAIPMELYESAAIDGATRLQQFRHVTVPGLRPTIVFTVIVSTIGATQLFGEPLMYEGNSGGGVSHQYQTLGLYMYQQGWTFFHLGRAAAVAWVMFLLIVVLALLNAAVAARRNRTDR; encoded by the coding sequence ATGGCACTCTCCCGGGCCCTTGGCCCACGACCGGCGGCCGCCCCCGGGCGTCCGCGCCCGGCCGCTGTCACCAGGACGGGACGGACGCTCGCCCCCTACGGCTTCCTCGCACCGTTCTTCGTGCTGTTCACCGCCTTCGGGCTGTACCCGCTGCTGTACACCGCCTATGTGTCGCTGCACCGGGTCGAGCTGCAGACCTCCCAGCAGATGGACTGGCTGGGCCTGCAGAACTACGTTCGCCTGTTCCAGGACCCGTACTTCTGGAACGCGTTGCGGAACACCTTCACCATCGGCGTGCTCTCGACCGTGCCGCAGCTGCTGATGGCACTCGGGCTCGCCCATCTGCTCAACTACCGCCTGCGCGGCCGCACGTTCTTCCGGGTCGCCATGCTGATGCCCTACGCCACCTCCGTGGCCGCGGCCACCCTCGTCTTCGCCCAGCTCTTCGGCCACGACTACGGGCTGATCAACTGGCTGCTGCACCAGGCGGGCCTCGACCCGGTCGACTGGCAGGCGAACACCGTCGCCTCGCAGATCGGCGTGTCGACCGTCGTCACCTGGCGGTGGACGGGCTACAACGCCCTCATCTACCTCGCCGGCATGCAGGCGATCCCTATGGAGCTCTACGAGTCCGCCGCGATCGACGGCGCCACCCGCCTGCAGCAGTTCCGCCACGTGACGGTCCCCGGACTCCGCCCGACCATCGTCTTCACCGTGATCGTCTCCACCATCGGCGCCACCCAGTTGTTCGGCGAGCCGCTGATGTACGAGGGCAACTCCGGCGGCGGCGTCTCGCACCAGTACCAGACCCTGGGCCTGTACATGTACCAGCAGGGGTGGACCTTCTTCCACCTGGGCCGGGCCGCGGCCGTCGCCTGGGTGATGTTCCTGCTGATCGTGGTTCTCGCACTCCTCAACGCGGCTGTCGCCGCCCGCCGCAACCGCACGGACCGGTGA
- a CDS encoding carbohydrate ABC transporter permease, giving the protein MALVDSRPAPPVVPSRPATRRARRRRSTLQGGPLAYGVLAAATVLSVLPFYWTLVAASRTNAELSSATPALTPGPNLFHNIAAALQQADIGTALWNSLIVSTTVTAGVVLSSTLAGFAFAKLRFRGRRLLLAVTVGTMMIPPQLGVIPLFMIIVRLGLQDRLPAVILPALVSAFGVFFMRQYLVQALPDELVEAGRVDGASYTRIFASIVLPVARPAMAVLGMLTFMATWNDFFWPIVALSSQNPTVQVALHSLGEGYVPDQSIIMAGTLVGTLPVLLVFVLLGRQIVGGIMQGAVKG; this is encoded by the coding sequence ATGGCCCTCGTCGACTCGCGCCCCGCACCCCCCGTCGTACCCTCCCGGCCCGCCACGCGACGTGCACGCCGGAGGCGTTCCACCCTCCAGGGAGGGCCGCTCGCCTACGGCGTCCTGGCCGCCGCCACCGTCCTCTCGGTCCTGCCCTTCTACTGGACGCTGGTGGCCGCCAGCCGCACCAACGCCGAACTCAGCTCCGCCACACCGGCGCTGACCCCCGGACCGAACCTGTTCCACAACATCGCCGCCGCGCTCCAGCAGGCCGACATCGGCACCGCGCTGTGGAACTCACTGATCGTCTCCACCACCGTCACGGCCGGCGTGGTCCTGTCCTCCACACTGGCCGGGTTCGCGTTCGCCAAGCTGCGCTTCCGCGGTCGCAGGCTGCTCCTGGCCGTCACCGTGGGGACGATGATGATCCCGCCGCAGCTCGGCGTGATCCCGCTCTTCATGATCATCGTCAGGCTGGGCCTCCAGGACCGGCTGCCCGCCGTGATCCTGCCCGCTCTCGTCTCCGCCTTCGGCGTGTTCTTCATGCGTCAGTACCTGGTCCAGGCTCTGCCCGACGAGCTGGTCGAGGCCGGTCGGGTGGACGGCGCCTCCTACACGCGGATCTTCGCCTCGATCGTCCTGCCCGTCGCCCGTCCCGCCATGGCGGTGCTCGGCATGCTCACCTTCATGGCCACCTGGAACGACTTCTTCTGGCCGATCGTCGCCCTGAGCTCGCAGAACCCCACCGTCCAGGTCGCCCTGCACTCGCTCGGCGAAGGCTACGTCCCGGACCAGTCGATCATCATGGCCGGCACCCTCGTGGGCACCCTCCCCGTGCTGCTGGTCTTCGTCCTGCTCGGCCGTCAGATCGTCGGCGGCATCATGCAGGGCGCCGTCAAGGGCTGA
- a CDS encoding GH1 family beta-glucosidase: protein MSVDVQSSHAPAGATAFPAGFLWGAATAAYQIEGSAAADGRAPSIWDTFSHTPGRVHNGDTGDIACDHYRRFGDDIALMADLGLNAYRFSLAWPRIVPRGSGPVNRAGLDFYDRLVDELLDHGIRPVVTLYHWDLPQALEDDGGWTNRATAERFAEYAAVTATRLGDRIPAWTTLNEPWCSAFLGYGSGVHAPGRHSHPEVLRAHHHLLLAHGLATAALRSVLPTSAEVSLTLNLAAVRPHTQDPADLDAARRIDGLANRLFLDPVFHGRYPDDVLTDTAHLVDWDTLVRPGDLGEISRPIDSLGINYYSPTVVAGRDPENAPAPDDDGAAPSPWPAADQVRFLPLPGPATAMDWPIDADGLHQVLTRLRDELPSVPLVVTENGAAFDDYTDPDGHVHDPERISYLHAHLTAVARALAEGADVRGYFVWSLLDNFEWAFGYSKRFGIVHVDFASQRRTPKDSAAWYARAVRTGHLPPP from the coding sequence ATGTCCGTCGACGTCCAGTCCTCCCACGCCCCCGCCGGCGCCACGGCCTTCCCGGCCGGCTTCCTGTGGGGCGCCGCCACGGCCGCCTACCAGATCGAGGGATCCGCCGCCGCAGACGGTCGCGCCCCCTCCATCTGGGACACCTTCAGCCACACTCCGGGCCGCGTCCACAACGGCGACACCGGTGACATCGCCTGCGACCACTACCGCCGCTTCGGCGACGACATCGCGCTGATGGCCGACCTGGGCCTGAACGCCTATCGCTTCTCCCTCGCCTGGCCGCGGATCGTCCCTCGGGGCAGTGGGCCGGTCAACCGGGCGGGGCTCGACTTCTACGACCGGCTCGTCGACGAACTACTCGACCACGGCATCCGGCCGGTCGTCACCCTCTACCACTGGGACCTGCCCCAGGCCCTCGAGGACGACGGCGGGTGGACGAACCGGGCCACGGCCGAGCGGTTCGCCGAGTACGCGGCCGTCACCGCCACCCGTCTCGGGGACCGGATCCCGGCCTGGACCACGCTCAACGAGCCGTGGTGCAGCGCCTTCCTCGGGTACGGCAGCGGCGTCCACGCGCCCGGCCGCCACAGTCACCCCGAGGTCCTGAGGGCTCACCACCACCTGCTCCTGGCCCACGGGCTCGCCACCGCCGCCCTGCGCAGCGTCCTGCCCACCAGCGCGGAGGTCTCCCTCACCCTGAACCTGGCCGCCGTGCGCCCGCACACCCAGGATCCCGCCGACCTGGACGCGGCACGCCGGATCGACGGGCTCGCCAACCGCCTCTTCCTCGACCCCGTCTTCCACGGCCGCTACCCGGACGACGTCCTGACCGACACGGCCCACCTGGTCGACTGGGACACGCTCGTCCGCCCCGGCGACCTCGGCGAGATCTCCCGCCCCATCGACTCACTCGGCATCAACTACTACAGCCCCACCGTCGTCGCCGGCCGCGACCCGGAGAACGCCCCCGCGCCCGACGACGACGGCGCGGCGCCCTCACCCTGGCCCGCCGCGGACCAGGTGCGCTTCCTTCCCCTGCCGGGGCCGGCCACCGCCATGGACTGGCCGATCGACGCGGACGGCCTGCACCAGGTGCTCACCAGGCTGCGGGACGAGCTCCCCTCGGTCCCGCTGGTCGTCACCGAGAACGGCGCGGCCTTCGACGACTACACCGACCCTGACGGCCACGTGCACGACCCGGAGCGGATCTCCTACCTGCACGCCCACCTGACCGCCGTCGCCCGAGCCCTGGCCGAGGGCGCCGACGTGCGCGGGTACTTCGTCTGGTCCCTGCTGGACAACTTCGAGTGGGCCTTCGGCTACAGCAAGCGCTTCGGCATCGTCCACGTGGACTTCGCCAGCCAGCGCCGCACACCCAAGGACAGCGCCGCGTGGTACGCCCGGGCGGTACGCACCGGACACCTCCCGCCACCCTGA
- a CDS encoding glycosyl hydrolase → MDPATPAPPPRRLLGGARPARRLRRRSIAVCVIMSVLAACLALLTSHAASADTVGAGSYTTAAVGPLPSGCGNISTDPREWVTADAPSGAVPTNDWWTSILWKRTNCAYGEPMVAHPLDFHASAGGLGFSYTTTPTISGTSTGPGEYHFPYNEDFVAGVVGLNCPDVKVDDWSDWTVSPYFTDGSRSLRATIGEGLPFAYFKVTGGNAQIAASNGAALTTWADNGSMIGYTVNGHDYAAWAPTGATWTVNGAVLTSDLAGKGYFNVAVLPTTPSTTASDRAALAATYGQYAYDAVTGTRVSYSYDPDASTVTTTYTLTTTPEEGAGTGTVAALLPHQWQNLAPGTPAPLAQSYISARGAMKVLTGIDSFTTSMVFHGVLPELPAVADSTGTDASTEQNYLDAELANPTNQQSDDTYWTGKGLGRAARLAEISDELGNTTVRDAALSAIKSKLTDWFTASTGKTAHLFSYDKNWGTLIGYPASYGSDQELNDHHFHYGYFVAAAATLAKFDPSWASPSQYGGMVDMLIRDADNYDRTDTRFPYLRDFDIYDGHDWASGHGSFAAGNNQESSSEGMNFDNALIQWGEATGDTAVRDAGIYMYTTQSAAIQDYWFDTGHQVFPSSFPHHEVGMVWGDGAAYSTWFSSAPEQIQGINLLPVTGGHLYLGDDPAFVLADYQDMLTNSGKTQPTIWTDIWYEFLALGNGPQALADFRANSGFTSEEGESKAHTFHWIDNLASLGHVDTAVTANYPLAAVFTNNGALTHVASNISGNPITVTFSDGTVVNVPAGRTVATGARNWSGGTASGGTLPSGGGSGSPSPSASPSGSPSPSPTASASASPSSSPSSGSSSPTLFLQADGSVSGVAASGGSTVTIASAGGGTFDGTPTRALTYTATGVNLAYSGGSTAFDLPVDAGTAVGDGVQVRVSYDCTGSGTWNRVETYHYFATDPVAGYEHYTQNAGLESSSGSLCDLVNGTVRIQIWNAVGNAPTTLATGNQALVTLPYAGSAASASPSSSPSSGSSSPTLFLQADGSVSGAAASGGTTVTIASAGGGTFDGTPTRALTYTATGVNLAYGGGSTAFDLPVDAGTAVGDGVQVRVSYDCTGSGTWNRVETYHYFATDPVAGYEHYTQNAGLESSSGSLCDLVNGTVRIQIWNAVGNAPTTLATGNQALVTLPHA, encoded by the coding sequence ATGGATCCGGCAACCCCCGCGCCGCCCCCTCGGCGCCTCCTCGGCGGCGCGCGGCCCGCGCGCCGCCTGCGCCGCAGATCGATCGCGGTGTGCGTGATCATGTCCGTACTCGCCGCGTGCCTGGCGCTGCTCACCTCGCACGCCGCTTCGGCGGACACGGTCGGAGCCGGCAGCTACACGACCGCCGCCGTCGGTCCGCTGCCCTCGGGCTGCGGCAACATCTCCACCGACCCGCGCGAGTGGGTCACCGCCGACGCCCCGTCGGGGGCCGTGCCCACCAACGACTGGTGGACCTCCATCCTGTGGAAGCGCACCAACTGCGCCTACGGCGAACCCATGGTCGCCCATCCGCTGGACTTCCACGCGAGCGCCGGCGGCCTCGGCTTCTCCTACACCACCACGCCGACGATCTCAGGAACCTCCACGGGCCCCGGGGAGTACCACTTCCCCTACAACGAGGACTTCGTGGCCGGCGTGGTGGGGCTGAACTGCCCTGACGTCAAGGTCGACGACTGGTCCGACTGGACCGTCAGCCCGTACTTCACCGACGGCTCCCGCAGCCTGCGCGCCACCATCGGTGAGGGTCTGCCCTTCGCCTACTTCAAGGTCACCGGCGGCAACGCGCAGATCGCCGCATCCAACGGAGCCGCCCTGACCACCTGGGCCGACAACGGCTCCATGATCGGATACACGGTCAACGGCCACGACTACGCCGCCTGGGCGCCGACCGGCGCGACCTGGACCGTCAACGGCGCCGTCCTGACCTCCGACCTGGCCGGCAAGGGCTACTTCAACGTCGCCGTCCTGCCGACCACACCGAGCACCACCGCGAGCGACCGCGCAGCCCTGGCCGCAACCTATGGCCAGTACGCCTACGATGCGGTCACCGGCACCCGCGTGTCCTACAGCTACGACCCCGACGCCAGCACCGTCACCACCACCTACACCCTGACCACCACTCCGGAGGAGGGCGCCGGCACCGGCACCGTGGCCGCACTCCTGCCGCACCAGTGGCAGAACCTCGCCCCGGGCACACCCGCGCCCCTGGCCCAGAGCTACATCTCGGCGCGCGGCGCGATGAAGGTCCTCACCGGCATCGACTCGTTCACCACGAGCATGGTCTTCCACGGCGTGCTCCCGGAGCTCCCGGCGGTCGCCGACAGCACCGGCACGGACGCGAGCACCGAGCAGAACTACCTCGACGCCGAACTGGCCAACCCCACGAACCAGCAGAGCGACGACACCTACTGGACCGGCAAGGGACTGGGCCGTGCCGCCCGTCTCGCGGAGATCTCCGACGAGTTGGGCAACACCACCGTCCGTGACGCCGCCCTGTCCGCGATCAAGTCCAAGCTCACCGACTGGTTCACCGCCTCCACCGGCAAGACCGCGCACCTGTTCTCCTACGACAAGAACTGGGGCACCCTGATCGGCTACCCGGCCTCCTACGGATCCGACCAGGAACTGAACGACCACCACTTCCACTACGGCTACTTCGTCGCGGCCGCCGCCACCCTCGCCAAGTTCGACCCCAGCTGGGCCTCGCCCTCCCAGTACGGCGGCATGGTCGACATGCTGATCCGCGACGCCGACAACTACGACCGCACCGACACCCGCTTCCCCTACCTGCGGGACTTCGACATCTACGACGGCCACGACTGGGCCTCCGGCCACGGCTCCTTCGCCGCCGGCAACAACCAGGAGTCCTCCTCCGAGGGCATGAACTTCGACAACGCCCTCATCCAGTGGGGCGAGGCCACCGGCGACACCGCCGTCCGCGACGCCGGCATCTACATGTACACCACCCAGTCAGCCGCCATCCAGGACTACTGGTTCGACACCGGGCACCAGGTCTTCCCCAGCAGCTTTCCCCACCACGAGGTCGGCATGGTCTGGGGCGACGGCGCTGCCTACTCCACCTGGTTCTCCAGTGCCCCCGAACAGATCCAGGGCATCAACCTGCTCCCGGTCACCGGTGGACACCTCTACCTCGGCGACGACCCGGCCTTCGTCCTCGCCGACTACCAGGACATGCTCACCAACAGCGGCAAGACCCAACCCACCATCTGGACCGACATCTGGTACGAGTTCCTCGCCCTCGGCAACGGCCCCCAGGCCCTCGCCGACTTCCGCGCCAACTCCGGCTTCACCTCGGAGGAGGGCGAGAGCAAGGCGCACACCTTCCACTGGATCGACAACCTCGCCTCGCTCGGCCACGTCGACACCGCCGTCACCGCCAACTACCCCCTCGCCGCAGTCTTCACGAACAACGGAGCACTCACCCACGTCGCCTCCAACATCAGCGGCAACCCGATCACCGTCACCTTCAGCGACGGCACCGTCGTGAACGTCCCGGCCGGCCGGACCGTGGCCACCGGTGCGCGGAACTGGAGCGGTGGCACCGCGTCGGGTGGCACTCTGCCCTCCGGCGGCGGCTCCGGCTCCCCCTCCCCGTCGGCGAGCCCGAGCGGCAGCCCCTCTCCCAGCCCGACCGCTTCCGCGTCTGCGAGCCCGTCGTCCTCCCCATCGTCGGGGTCGTCGTCGCCGACGTTGTTCCTGCAGGCTGACGGGAGTGTGTCGGGTGTGGCGGCTTCGGGCGGTTCGACGGTCACGATCGCCTCGGCGGGTGGTGGGACGTTCGACGGCACGCCGACCCGCGCGCTGACGTACACCGCCACGGGGGTGAACCTCGCCTACAGCGGTGGCAGCACGGCATTCGACCTGCCGGTGGACGCGGGGACGGCGGTGGGTGACGGGGTGCAGGTGCGGGTCTCCTACGACTGCACCGGCAGCGGTACCTGGAACCGGGTGGAGACGTACCACTACTTCGCCACCGATCCGGTGGCCGGGTACGAGCACTACACCCAGAACGCCGGACTGGAATCCTCCTCCGGCAGCCTGTGCGACCTGGTCAACGGCACCGTGCGGATCCAGATCTGGAACGCCGTCGGCAACGCCCCCACCACCCTCGCCACCGGCAACCAGGCCCTCGTCACCCTCCCCTACGCCGGATCCGCCGCGTCTGCGAGCCCGTCGTCCTCCCCATCGTCGGGGTCGTCGTCGCCGACGTTGTTCCTGCAGGCTGACGGGAGTGTGTCGGGTGCGGCGGCTTCGGGCGGTACGACGGTCACGATCGCCTCGGCGGGTGGTGGGACTTTCGACGGCACGCCGACCCGCGCGCTGACGTACACCGCCACGGGGGTGAACCTCGCCTACGGCGGTGGCAGCACGGCATTCGACCTGCCTGTGGACGCGGGGACGGCGGTGGGTGACGGGGTGCAGGTGCGGGTCTCCTACGACTGCACCGGCAGCGGTACCTGGAACCGGGTGGAGACGTACCACTACTTCGCCACCGATCCGGTGGCCGGGTACGAGCACTACACCCAGAACGCCGGGCTGGAATCCTCCTCCGGCAGCCTGTGCGACCTGGTCAACGGCACCGTGCGGATCCAGATCTGGAACGCCGTCGGCAACGCCCCCACCACCCTCGCCACCGGCAACCAGGCCCTCGTCACCCTCCCGCACGCCTGA
- a CDS encoding CapA family protein: MKLELALAGDTMLGRGVGEQLARSPRLDAFCAPEIVGVLARADFVLLNLECCISARGTPWPDPRKPFFFRAPPAAAPLVAELGVDCVTSANNHALDFGYDALADTGSLLEHFGVRVVGAGADERQARAPVLLDARGVRIAVVAVTDHPRDFAAGAERPGVAWADLRSGVPSWLTAGIGLAREEADVVLVTPHWGPNMTPGPPRYVVGAAESLLAAGATLVAGHSAHVFHGVADRVLYDMGDFVDDYVVHPGLRNDLGLLFLVTLDGPAADHLSPVRLDALPTAIDRCRVRPAAGEEWEFIRERFTSACAEFDTPVLTEHGRLVVAWS, encoded by the coding sequence GTGAAGCTCGAACTCGCGCTCGCCGGCGACACGATGCTCGGCCGCGGCGTCGGCGAACAGCTCGCCCGTTCTCCTCGGCTGGACGCGTTCTGCGCGCCGGAGATCGTCGGCGTTCTCGCGCGGGCGGACTTCGTGCTGCTCAACCTCGAATGCTGCATCTCCGCACGCGGGACGCCCTGGCCGGATCCGCGGAAGCCGTTCTTCTTCAGGGCGCCGCCCGCTGCGGCGCCGCTGGTGGCCGAACTCGGGGTGGACTGCGTGACGTCGGCCAACAACCACGCGCTGGACTTCGGCTACGACGCGCTCGCGGACACCGGCTCGCTGCTGGAGCACTTCGGCGTGCGCGTGGTGGGGGCGGGGGCGGACGAGCGTCAGGCGCGTGCCCCTGTGCTGCTCGACGCCCGGGGCGTGCGCATCGCGGTCGTGGCCGTGACGGACCATCCGCGCGACTTCGCCGCCGGAGCCGAACGGCCGGGAGTGGCATGGGCGGACCTGCGGTCCGGTGTCCCGTCCTGGCTGACGGCCGGGATCGGCCTGGCGCGGGAGGAGGCTGACGTCGTGCTGGTGACTCCGCACTGGGGACCCAACATGACGCCCGGGCCACCCCGCTACGTGGTCGGGGCGGCGGAGTCGCTGCTGGCCGCCGGTGCCACCCTGGTGGCCGGGCACTCGGCCCATGTCTTCCACGGCGTTGCCGACCGGGTCCTGTACGACATGGGCGATTTCGTCGACGACTACGTGGTCCACCCGGGTCTGCGCAACGACCTGGGCCTGCTCTTCCTGGTCACCCTGGACGGTCCGGCCGCAGATCACCTGTCCCCGGTCCGCCTGGACGCCCTGCCGACAGCGATCGACCGTTGCCGCGTCCGACCTGCGGCAGGCGAGGAGTGGGAGTTCATCCGCGAGCGCTTCACCAGCGCCTGTGCGGAGTTCGACACGCCGGTACTGACCGAGCACGGTCGGCTCGTCGTCGCCTGGTCCTGA
- a CDS encoding extracellular solute-binding protein, which produces MSVRSIKTRRSAVLGAVAVAVSLLASACGSGGAGTAGEAASGGKVTLTIDLFGTFGYQEAGLYDQYMKLHPNIVIKQTDTQDESQYWQALQTKLAGGGGLADIQGIEVGRVASVVQQQADKFTDLRTLGAGDVNKDLVPWKGAAVTTPDGRVLGAGTDIGPEAICYRTDLFKAAGLPTDRTTLGTAWSTWGGYLALGKQYEAKAAPGNAWTDSAAGMFAAEVGQQRVRYTDDGGKPVYQSSPAVRTAWNDATALVADGLSAKLPQWGPEWNKAFSTGKFATLSCPAWMLGYIKGQAGPTFAGKWDVAPGPGRTGNWGGSYLAVPKGAKHPKEAAALIAWLTAQSQQVTLFTKQGSFPSSVGAQTAIKDVKDPYFNNAPIGAIFAESAANMPAQVLGVNDAVITKAFSDALGEVERTGTAPAAAWNHALANVQNATGN; this is translated from the coding sequence ATCTCCGTGCGTTCCATCAAGACCAGACGCTCCGCCGTGCTCGGAGCTGTTGCCGTGGCGGTGAGCCTGCTGGCCTCGGCCTGCGGCAGCGGCGGGGCCGGTACCGCAGGCGAGGCCGCGTCGGGTGGAAAGGTCACCCTGACGATCGACCTCTTCGGCACGTTCGGGTACCAGGAAGCCGGCCTGTACGACCAGTACATGAAGCTGCACCCGAACATCGTCATCAAGCAGACCGACACCCAGGACGAGTCGCAGTACTGGCAGGCGCTGCAGACCAAGCTCGCCGGGGGCGGAGGACTCGCGGACATCCAGGGCATCGAGGTCGGCCGGGTGGCGAGCGTCGTGCAGCAGCAGGCGGACAAGTTCACCGATCTGCGCACCCTCGGTGCCGGAGACGTGAACAAGGACCTGGTGCCGTGGAAGGGGGCGGCGGTCACCACCCCCGACGGGAGGGTCCTCGGCGCCGGGACCGACATCGGCCCCGAGGCGATCTGCTACCGCACCGACCTGTTCAAGGCCGCGGGCCTGCCCACCGACCGCACCACGCTCGGCACCGCCTGGTCGACCTGGGGCGGCTACCTGGCGCTGGGCAAGCAGTACGAGGCGAAGGCCGCGCCCGGCAACGCGTGGACGGACAGCGCCGCCGGGATGTTCGCCGCCGAGGTCGGACAGCAGCGCGTGCGCTACACCGACGACGGCGGCAAGCCGGTCTACCAGAGCAGCCCCGCCGTCAGGACCGCCTGGAACGACGCCACCGCGCTGGTCGCCGACGGGCTCTCGGCGAAGCTGCCGCAGTGGGGCCCGGAGTGGAACAAGGCCTTCTCCACGGGCAAGTTCGCCACCCTCAGCTGCCCCGCGTGGATGCTCGGGTACATCAAGGGACAGGCGGGCCCCACGTTCGCCGGGAAGTGGGACGTGGCCCCCGGCCCCGGCCGGACGGGCAACTGGGGCGGCTCGTACCTGGCGGTGCCGAAGGGGGCGAAGCACCCGAAGGAGGCCGCGGCGTTGATCGCCTGGCTGACGGCTCAGAGCCAGCAGGTGACGCTCTTCACGAAGCAGGGCTCCTTCCCCTCCAGCGTCGGCGCCCAGACCGCGATCAAGGACGTGAAGGATCCCTACTTCAACAACGCGCCGATAGGCGCGATCTTCGCCGAATCCGCGGCGAACATGCCCGCCCAGGTTCTCGGAGTGAACGACGCGGTGATCACCAAGGCCTTCAGCGACGCCCTCGGCGAGGTGGAACGCACAGGCACCGCGCCCGCCGCCGCCTGGAACCACGCCCTGGCCAACGTGCAGAACGCCACCGGCAACTGA
- a CDS encoding DUF7144 family membrane protein — MASQTSPTAYQPRSAARAPAQSERSGMVTFAAVMLFILAFFNGLNGISAINNARVFTGNTVLIVGDLRAWGWTLLALGIAQALAGAAVLRGGQVGRWFGVTVLGVNAFAQMWFVSAYPIWSLTIIALDVVAIYGLCAFGGPPGSREARDQ, encoded by the coding sequence ATGGCATCACAAACGTCCCCGACCGCGTACCAGCCGCGGTCCGCAGCGCGTGCGCCGGCACAGTCCGAGCGCAGCGGCATGGTCACCTTCGCGGCGGTCATGCTCTTCATCCTGGCGTTCTTCAACGGCCTCAACGGCATCTCCGCGATCAACAACGCGCGCGTCTTCACCGGCAACACGGTCCTGATCGTGGGCGACCTGCGGGCGTGGGGATGGACGCTGCTGGCTCTCGGCATCGCCCAGGCCCTGGCCGGCGCAGCCGTGCTGCGCGGCGGACAGGTCGGACGATGGTTCGGCGTGACCGTGCTGGGCGTCAACGCCTTCGCCCAGATGTGGTTCGTCTCCGCGTACCCGATCTGGTCCCTGACGATCATCGCGCTGGACGTGGTGGCCATCTACGGGCTCTGCGCCTTCGGCGGCCCGCCCGGTTCCCGGGAGGCGCGCGACCAGTGA